In the Brevundimonas sp. MF30-B genome, CAGTGGCGCGAGCACCTGGTGCATCTGGACCATCTGCGGGGCGTCATCGGCCTGCGTGGCTATGGCCAGCGCGATCCGCTGAACGAGTACAAGACCGAAGCCTTCAACCTGTTCGAAGGCCTGCTGCATGAGCTGCGCCACAACGTCACCCGCTGGCTGATGACGGTCGAGTTCCGGTTCCAGCCGCCGCCGGAGATGCCCGAGTTTCAGGAGATCCACCTGAACCCCGGCACCGGCGAAAACGAGATGGCCAACCCCATGGCCCAGAACCCGGAAGGCCAATTGCAGGGCGACGACCGTGCGCGCCTGCCCGTCGAGGCCCTGCCTGCCGGCTGGCAGCAGACCTCGCGCAACGCGCCCTGCCCCTGCGGCTCGGGCCGCAAGTTCAAGCACTGCCACGGGGCGCTGGTCTGATCGGGCCGAACTGGTGACCTCCGACAACGCGGCCATCGCAACGACGCCTGTCGTACTGGTGGTCGCCGTCGCCCTGGTCGACGCCGACGGGCGCGTGCTTATCGCCCAGCGGCCCGAAGGCAAGCAGATGGCCGGCCTTTGGGAGTTCCCAGGCGGCAAGGTCGAGCCCGGTGAGCGGCCGGAGCAGGCCCTGATCCGGGAGCTGAAGGAAGAGCTGGACATTGACGTCCAGTCGGCCTGCCTGGCGCCCTTCGTTTTCGCCAGCCACGGTTACGAATCCTTTCACCTTCTGATGCCACTGTATCTGTGTCGGCGGTGGTCCGGCGTGGTGAAGGCCCGCGAGCACGCGCGGCTTGCGTGGGTCAAACCGGATCGGCTGAGGGACTATCCCATGCCGCCGGCGGACGAACCTCTGGTCGCCTGGCTGCGCGACCTGCTCTGACGCCTTGAGGAGGGCGGCCGGTCGATGCAGACCTTCATTCAGCGGCTGATCGACGATGAATCCGGGGCCACGGCGCTGGAGTACGGCCTGATCATCTCGCTGATGTTCCTTGTCTTCCTCAGCGCCCTGACCGCCTTTGGCAACCACACCAGCGGCCTTTTCAATCGAGCCATGGACGCGATCCGTGGGGCGATGGGCGGCTGACCGCTAATCCTCGCCCGTCTGCTCCCTGACGCCCAGGGCGTCCGCCAAACGCATCTTCGCCGATCCGCGCGTCAGCGGCTTCTGCTGGCTCTCGTGCGGGGCCCAGCCGGCCAGGTGGATGATCTCAAAGGTCGCGCGCACCCGCCCGTCCGGATCCGAGAACCGTTCCGCATAAAGCGCCGCCGCACGCGCGGCGATCTCGCGCGTCAGGGGCCGGACGGGCCCGGCCAGGGCGTTGGTTTCGCCCATGGCCCGCAGATCGCGCATCAGGGCGAAGGCGTCGGAATAGCGCACCACCACCGTGTCGACGTCCACCACCGGCAGGGCGAATCCCGCCCGTTGCAGCAGGGCCGCGCCGTCATAGCCGTCCGCGAAGGGCGACACCCGCGCCTGGGCGCCGCCGCGCACCTGAAGTTCTGCCTCGGTCAGGACCTGCCGCAGCTCCGATAACGTTCCAGCGCCGAAGATCGCACCGAGAAACAGCCCGTCGGGTCGCAACGCGCGCCGGATCTGGGCCAGGGCGCCGGGCAGGTCGTCGGCCCAGTGCAGGCCCAGCAAGGCCACGATCAGATCGGTCGATCCGGGCGCCCGATCCAGCGGCTGATGCGCCGGCGCCGCGCGCCAGGCCGGATCGCCGGCCTCGACCGCCCCCACGCGCTCCGCCGACGGTCCCTCGGCCAGGGCCTCGGCGAACAGGCCGACGTGAGGCGACAGGTCGACCGCGGCCGGAAACTCGCGCAGGATGGCCGCCAGACTGTCGGCGGCGTCGGCGGCGACGCGGCGGTGCAGGAAGTCGGCCTGGGGGAACAGGCCCTGCGCGCGCGCCAGACGGGCGGCGCGACGGGCGGGGTCGAACAGTCGGGGCGGGGCGGAGGAGGAGCTCATGTCGCTTCAGGATGGGGGCTGGACGCGCGGTTTGAAAGCCGCGCCGCACCTCAAGGCGTTCGGGCGCGCCCTCGCCGACGTGCTTTTGCCGCCCCTGGCGCACGACAGCCGCGAGGCCACCGCCTCCATGGGCCTGACGCCCGACGCCTGGAGCCGCGTGGTGTTCCTGGAGGATCCCGTGTGCGACGGCTGCGGAGCCGCGTTCGAATTCGACGGCGGGGCCTTTGCCGAAACCAAATGCGCGGCCTGCCTGACCAAGCCCTACCGGTTCGAGCGAGCGCGGGCCGCCTGTGTCTATGACGAAGCATCGCGCGGCCTGATCCTGAAGTTCAAGCACGGCGATCAGCAGCAGTTCGGTCCTCTGTTTGCGCGCTGGATCAGCCGATCGGCCGCGCCCTTGATCGCCGAGGCCGACGCCATCGCCCCGGTGCCGCTGCACCCCGCCCGCCTGCTGGGACGGCGCTTCAATCAGGCCGCCGAGATCGCGCGCCCGCTGGCCCGTGCGGCCCGGCGCGAGTATCTGCCCGACGCCCTGGCCCGCACCCGCGCGACGGACACCCAGGGCGGCAAGTCCGGCCGCGGTCGGCGCGAGAACGTGCACGGCGCCTTCGTGATGACCGAGGCGGGCCGCCTGAAGGTCAGAGGGCGGCGCATCCTTCTGGTCGATGACGTATTGACTACCGGAGCCACCGCCGAGGCCTGCGCCGAGGCGCTGATCGCCGCGGGCGCGCGCGCCGTGGATCTGGCGGTCGTCGCCAGGGTGCGCACCGCGCGCGAACTGCCTATCTAGGGCTAGTCAACACGGAGAAGAAATTTGGCCGAAGTCGTCCTCTACACCAAGCCGGGCTGCCCCTATTGCATGGCCGCAAAGTCGCTGTTCGAGCGCAAGGGCGTGGATTTCATCGAGATCGTCGCCTCCAACGACCCCGAGAAGAAGGCCGAGATGGTCGAGAGGTCCGGCGGCAAGGCCACCTTTCCGCAGATCTTCGTGGGTGGAAAACACCTCGGCGGCTCCGACGACGTCCACGCCTTGGACAGCCGAGGCGGCCTGGATCCCCTGCTTCAGGCCTGACCTATGGTCGAGCTCCCGCTCAGGATCGCACTGATCCAGGCCCGCTCGCCGGCGACGGCGCAGGCGGCGCTGGATCACGTCACGCCGCTGATCCGCGAGGCGGCGGCGGGCGACGCCCGCCTGATCCTGACGCCCGAGGCGACCAATCTGATGGAGCAGCGCCGCGACCGCCGCGGCGAGGCCATCGTCGATCAGGACGCGGACCCGGCGGTGCAGGGCCTGCGTGCGCTGGCCGCCGAACTGGGCGTCTGGCTGCTGATCGGCTCGGCTATCGTGCGGTCCGGCGACGATGCGCGATCGGCCAACCGGTCGCTGCTGATCGACCCGCAGGGTCAGATCACGGCCGCCTATGACAAGCTGCATGTCTTTGACGTCGATCTCCCGAATGGCGAGACCTACCGCGAAAGCAACGGCGTCCGGCCCGGAGACCGTGCCGTGGCCGCCGACACGCCTTGGGGAAGAATGGGCCTGACGGTCTGCTACGACCTGCGATTCCCGCACCTGTTTCGGGCCCTGGCCAAGGCGGGCGCAAGCCTCATCGCCGTGCCGGCCGCCTTCACGGTTCCGACCGGCGAAGCGCATTGGGAGACCCTGCTGCGCGCCCGCGCCATCGAGACCGGCGCCTTCGTGCTGGCCCCCGCCCAGGGCGGAATGCACGAGGACGGCCGCCGCACCTGGGGCCGCTCGACCGTGGTGGCGCCATGGGGCGAGGTCATCGCGCGGCTGGACAACGACGCGCCCGGCGTGCTTTTCGCCGACCTCGATCTGGCGGCCGTGGACAAGGCGCGGCGCGCCATTCCCGCCCTGACGCATGACCGAGACTTCGACCCGCCCGCATGATCCGCTACGCCCTGACCTGCGACCACGCCCACGGCTTCGAAGCCTGGTTCGCCTCGTCGTCCGACTATGACGATCAGGCCGCGCGGGGTCTGGTCGAATGCCCCTTCTGCGGTTCCCGACAGGTCGACAAGCAGATCATGGCTCCGGCGGTCGCGGGCACGCGCAAAAGCGCGCCGGACGGCGAGGCGGCGGCCAAAATGCAGGCCATGATGAGCCAGGCCGCCCGCCAGGTCCGCGCCCATGTCGAGGCCAACTTCGACTATGTCGGCGACGCCTTCGCCCGCGAGGCCCGCGACATTCACGAAGGCCGCTCCGAGAAACGGGAAATCTACGGCGAGGCCACCCCCGCCGATGTAAAGAAGCTCAAGGACGACGGCGTTCCCGTCGCACCCTTGCCGCCGGCTCCGATCGATCCGTCCAAGGCCAACTAGGGCTGCAGGCGGTACCCACCCGTGTCGGTCAGCAACAGGCGCGCCTGGCCGGGCTCGGGCTCGATCTTCTGGCGCAGGCGGTAGATGTGGGTTTCCAGCGTGTGGGTGGTGACCCCGGCGTTATAGCCCCATACCTCGGTCAGCAGCTCTTCGCGCGACACGGGCTTGGCCCCGGCGCGGTAGAGATACTTGAGGATGTTGGTTTCCTTCTCCGTCAGCCGGATCTTCCGCGCCTTGCCGTCCAGCAGAATCTTGGCGGCGGGCCGGAACTCATACGGGCCGACCTGGAAGACGGCGTCCTCGGACTGTTCATGGCTGCGCAGATGAGCGCGGATGCGCGCCAAGAGCACGGCGAAGCGGAAGGGCTTGGTCACATAGTCGTTGGCGCCGGAGTCCAGACCCAGGATGGCGTCGGAATCCGACGACTGCCCCGTCAGCATGATCACCGGCGTCGAAACTCCCGCCTTGCGGATCAGCCGGCACGCCTCGCGCCCGTCCATGTCGGGCAGGTCGACGTCCAGCAAGATCAGGTCGGCGCGGATCTCGCGCGCCTGGCGCACGCCGTCGGTGGCGGTCGCGGCCTGGACCGGCCGGAACTCCTCGTGCAGAGCCAGCTGCTCGGCCAGCGCCTCGCGCAGGTCGTCGTCGTCGTCGATGATCAGGATGGTCTTGGGTGCGGGCATGAACACAGAATGGCGAGGCTTGAGGGCCGCGCCAAGGCGTGCGGCCGCATTTGTCACACTCAAGAGGGCGAAAGCGGCGCTTTTCGTTCCCCGAAAAGTCTCGAACCCAGTCGGACATGGGTCGCGCCGGCCGCAATGGCTGCTTCGAAATCGTCGCTCATGCCCATGGACAGGGTGTTGAGCCCGTTGCGGGCGGCGATCTCGGCCAGCAGTCGGAAATGCGGTTCGGGCGGCGCGTCGGCTGGTGGAATGCACATCAGGCCCTCGACCAGAAGGTCGGCCGCACGGGCGCTCGCGATGAGGGCGTCAGCGGCGTCAGGCGCGACGCCGGCCTTCTGATCCTCGAGGCCCGTGTTGACCTGAATAAGGACCCGTGGCGCTCGGCCCCGCCTTTCTCCGGCGCGGGCCAGGGCCTGGATCAGGCGATCGCGGTCCACCGTCTCGATCACGTCGAACAACGCCACGGCCTCGGCCGCCTTGTTGGTCTGCAGCGGACCGATCAGGCGCAGCTCTAGATCGGCAAGGGCATCGCGACGGTCGGCCCAGCGCGCTTGCGCCTCCTGCACCCGGTTTTCGCCGAAGACGCGCTGACCGGCGTCCAGCGCGGCCCGGACCCGGTCGGGCGCCTGCGTCTTGGTCACGGCGGTCAGGGTCGGATGGTCGGTTCGGCCGGCGGCCTCAGCCGCCCGGGCGATGCGGTCGCGCGCCTCTGCAAGAGCCTCGGCGATGGACGAAGCCGGCGTGGCGGGCGATGAGGCGGACATGACTGCTCTCCTCACGGACGACGCCCAACGACTGTGGGACGCCGCACAGGCTCTAAACCGCGCCGCCGCCGCTGTCAGCCCGGCGGCCGGCCGCCTGCCGCCGCTGCTGTTCTTCACCGACCCGGCGCGGACGCCTCGCCCATGGGAGACCGCCGCGCGCCTGCCTGCCGGGGCCGGAGTGGTGTTTCGCCATTTCGGTGCGGCGGACGCTCTGGATCAGGCTCGACGGCTGAGGCAGGCGACGCGCTCGGCGGGGGTGCGTCTGCTGATCGGACTCGACGCCGAGCTGGCGCAGGCGGTCGCGGCGGACGGCGTCCACCTGCCGGAGCGAGCGCTGTCGACCGCCTATGGTCTTTCGGAGCGATATCCGGGATGGATCATGACCGGCGCTGCGCATTCAAAGGAAGCTCTGAACACAGTGCGGGCGCTGGACGCCGTTGTGCTGTCGCCGGTGTTCCCCGCGGGCGGCGCTTCAGCTTCGCGACCATCGCTGGGTCTGGGAGGACTGGCCGAGTTGGCCGCCGCCGCGCCCTGCCGGGCCTATGCGCTGGGCGGAGTGACGGCGGCGAATGCGGCCACCCTGACAGGCGTGTGCGGCTTGGCGGCGGTGGATTCGATCGCCAAGGCCTTCGGCCCCGACACGATCAGAACTTGAAGATGGTCTCGAGCCGCACCCGAGGCTGGCCCCGGCGGTCGGTTTCGGCGGGGCGAGCGGGGTCCACCTCGCGCGCCCCCAGATCGGCGGCGGCGCCGACGCTGAGGCGACGGTTCAGACGATAATAGGCGCCGGCCTCTACGTCGCCTAGGTCCGCCTCGCGCCCGACAGGCTGATTTAGGTTGAAGTTCAGACCCCATCGGCCAGGATCATACCAGCGAAGGCCCCGGCGCGGCGCAGGGGCGGAAGTGGCCCGGTCAGCGGCCGTCGAAGCGTCGGCAAGAGAAGTCTGAGCGACCGGCGCGCGGCGCTGCGCAGTGTTCGCGCTCTGCGCCTGCGCGACTTCGGCGGCGCTGGCGCAAGCCAGCCCGAGGAATATCGCCGCCATGACGCCGCCGAAGCGCATATCCTGCCCTCTCGCGTCGGTTTTTCCGACGCCTGTCGTCTGGAATGCGGCATTGCCGACTTCAGACTCACTGCGATTAAGCGCCGTCTGTCCGCACGGTCAATGCAACGCGGGTTTCACGGGCCGGTTCCGGACGATTCGGTCGCCTCTTGTGTCCCATGCGTCACGCGATGGACGACAACGACGACCCACTTGCGTCAAAGGGAGGCCGCCAAGCGCCCATTCGCCTTGTCATCGCCCCTTTTCGCCGTGTTATAGACAATCGCCGCGCCGGCATCGGCCAAGGCCGCCGCTGATCGTCCGACGGTTCGGCTCGGTGTTTCACTTTAACGAAGAGGTTTTCGATGGGCCAGTTCCGCGGCGCTCTCAAGGCGATCGTCCCGGCCGTCCTGCTGGGCATGACCGTCACCGCATGCGGCGGCGTGCCGGGCTTCCGGTCCAATCGAGCAGCCGAGGCCCAGCCCGGCATCGGCGTGAACGCCTTCCTGTGGCGTGCGACCCTGGACACCCTGTCATTCATGCCCCTTGCCAGCGCCGACCCGTACGGCGGCGTGGTGAACTATGACTGGTACGCCGATCCGGCCACGCCGAACGAGCGCTTCAAGGCGACCGTCTTCATTCTGGATCGCCGCCTGCGCGCCGACGCGCTGAACGTGACGGTGACCAAGGAAGTGCGCGACGCCTCGGGCGGCTGGGTCACGGCCCAGGTCGCTGCACAGACCGAGACCGATCTCGAAAACGCCATCCTGACCAAGGCGCGTCAGCTCAACCTGGCGACAGCCCGCTAAACCTTCTCTTCGCAATCCTCGGGGGCCGGCTTCAGGGCTCAGCGCCTGAGCCGACGCTTCAGGACTGACCGTGGCCCGATACGAGCCCAAGACCGCCGAACCTCGCCAGCAGGCCCGCTGGGCGGACGCCGACGCCTTTTCCGTCTCCAACGAGGATACGGGTCGTCCAAAGTACTATGTGCTTGAAATGTTTCCGTATCCCAGCGGGAACATCCATATGGGGCACGCTCGGAATTACGTCATGGGCGACGTGGTGGCGCGTCACAAGCGGGCCCAGGGCTTCGACGTTCTTCACCCGATGGGCTGGGACGCCTTCGGCATGCCGGCCGAGAACGCGGCCATGGAGCGCGGCGTCCATCCCGGCGACTGGACCTGGTCCAACATCGCCAACATGCGCGAACAGCTGAAGCTTTTGGGCCTGTCGCTGGACTGGTCGCGCGAGTTCGCGACCTGCGACCCCGACTACTACGGAAAGCAGCAGGCCTGGTTCCTGGAGCTGTGTCGGCGCGGCCTGGTCTATCGCAAGGACGGCGTGGTCAACTGGGATCCGGTCGACAACACCGTGCTCGCCAATGAACAGGTCATCGACGGCCGCGGCTGGCGCTCGGGCGCCGTGGTCGAGAAGCGCAAGCTGAACCAGTGGTTCCTGCGCATCACCGACTATGCCGATGATCTGATCGAGGGCCTGACCGAGCTGGAAGGCCGCTGGCCCGACAAGGTCCGGCTGATGCAGGAGAACTGGATCGGCCGCTCCAAGGGTCTGCAGATGACCTGGGCCTGGGCGGGCGACGCGCCGGCGGGCTTTGAAAGCGGGCTGGAAATCTACACCACCCGGCCCGACACCCTGTTCGGCGCCAGCTTCATGGGGCTGGCCCCTGACCATCCGATCTCCAAACAGCTGGCCGAAGCCGATCCGGCCATCGCCGCTTTCGTGGCCGACTGCCGCAAGGGCGGCTCCAGCCAGGCCGAGATCGAACAGGCCGAAAAGATCGGGCGCGACACCGGCCTGAAGGTCGTGCACCCCTTCACCGGCCAGGAAATTCCCGTCTGGATCGCCAACTTCATCCTGTCGGAATACGGCACCGGTGCGATCTTCGCCTGTCCCGCGCACGACCAGCGCGATCTGGACTTCGCCCACAAATACGATCTGCCCGTAATCCCGGTCGTCCGGCCAGAGGGCGCGGGCGACGACTTCTCCGTGGGATCGGAAGCCTACACCGGCCCCGGCTTGATCTTCCATTCCGACTTCCTGGACGGGCTGGACATCGAGACCGCCAAGGCCGAGGCCGTGCGCCGCATCGAAGCCACTGGCCAGGGTCAGGGCGCGACCATCTATCGCCTCCGTGACTGGGGCGTGTCGCGCCAGCGGTATTGGGGCTGCCCCATCCCGATCATCCACTGCGAGGCCTGCGGTCCCGTCGAGGTTCCGGCCGACCAGCTGCCGGTCGAACTGCCCAAGGATGTCACCTTCGACGTGCCCGGCAATCCGCTGGACCGCCACCCCACGTGGAAGCACGTCAAATGTCCCTCGTGCGGGGGCGACGCCCGGCGCGAGACGGATACGCTGGACACCTTCGTCGACAGCTCCTGGTACTTCGCCCGCTTCGCCGATCCCAAGGCGGCCGATCCGATCAACCGCGCCGCCGCCGCCCGCTGGCTGCCGGTCGATCAGTACATCGGCGGGGTCGAGCATGCGGTGCTGCACCTGCTCTACGCTCGCTTCATTAGCCGCGCCCTGACGGACGCGGGCCTGATGGACGTGAAGGAGCCCTTCGCCGGCCTGTTCACCCAGGGCATGGTGGTCCACGAGACCTATTTCGACGGCGTTGACAACGGCAAGCCGCGCTGGATCGAGCCCTCGGACGTGCGCATCGAGACGGTCGACGGCCAGCGTGTCGCCACCCGGCTGTCGACGGGCGCCCAGGTCTCGATCGGCGACATCGAGAAGATGTCCAAGTCCAAGAAGAACGTGGTGGCCCCGCAGGATATCATCGAGGCCTATGGCGTCGACGCCGGCCGCCTGTTCGTCCTGTCCGACAGCCCGCCCGAGCGTGACGTGCAGTGGTCGACCGGCGGCGTCGAGGGCGCCAGCCGCTTCGTCCAGCGCGTCTGGGCCGAGTTCGACGGCTTCGACGCCGCTCAGTCCGGCGATGCGGCCGCTGGCGCCGCCCTGCGCCGCGAAACGCACAAGGCCATCAAGGCCGTGTCGGACGGGGTCGAGGGCTTCCGCTTCAACTCCGCCATCGCCAAGCTCTACGCCTTCGTCGCCACCGTGCGTCAGTACGCCGGTGCCGACGCCGAGGCCCGCCGCGAGGCCCTGTCGGCCCTGGCGCGCCTGGTCGCCCCCTTCACGCCCCACCTGGCCGAGGAATGCTGGGCCCGCCTGGGTGAGGACGGCATGGTCCTGAATGCGCCCTGGCCCGTCTACGACCCCGCCCTGGCCGCCGATGACGAGGTCACCCTGCCGATCCAGATCGGCGGCAAGCGTCGCGGCGAGATCGTCATGCCCAAGGGTGCAGACCCCAAGGCGGTGGAAGAGGCGGCGCTGGCCAATGCGGCCGTTCAGGCCTACCTTGCCGCCAACAGCCTCTCGGTCCGCAAGGTGATCGTCGTGCCCGACCGCATCGTCAATCTGGTGGCCGGATGAGGCGCGCACTGGCGATTCTGGCGGCCTCCGTAGCTCTGTCGGGTTGCGGCTTCACGCCCCTTTATGGGGACCTCGGAGTAGCGGGCGGCTTGTCTCGCATCACGGTCAGCACGCCGGACGACCGGCTGGGGTATCGGCTGCGCGAGCAGCTGGAGGACGCCCTGGGCTATGACCGGACCGCGCCGTCGGCCTACGCCCTCTCAACGGTCCTGGATGCGCAGCGCCGTCCTCTGGGTCGCCGCATCGACGACACCGCCAGCCGCTATGAACTGACCGTGCGCGCGGTCTGGACCCTCACCCCCGCCAGCGGCGGCGAAGCGCTGACAGGTACAGAGACAGCCACCGTCACCTATGCCGCGGCCGACCAGCCCTATGCCGCCATCGCCGCCCAGCAGGACGGCGAGGATCGCGCCGCTGCGGAACTGGCCCGACTGATCCGGCTGGACCTCATGCGGGCGCTCGCCGTCGGCCAGCCCTAGGCCGGGAGCGGTGACGCCATGATCCTGGCCAAGCGGCCCGAGGTCGATCGCTTCCTCAAGTCACCGGACCCCGCCGTCCGCGCGGCTCTTTTCCACGGCAAAGACCGCTCCGGCGTGGGCGAGCGGGCGGTGGTTCTGTCCAAGACGGTGACGCCGGACCTCAACGACCCGTTCAACGTCACCCTGCTGACCGAGACCGACATCGACAACGATCCGGCGCGTCTGGAGGACGCCCTGACCGCCATGAGCCTGATGGGCGGTCGGCGCCTGGTGCGGGTGCGACTGAGCGACGGCAAACCGGGCGTCGACAAGGCCCTGGCCGCCGCCCTGACGATCCATGCCGACGGCGGCTTCAACCCCGACGCCATGCTGGTGATCGAGGCCGGAGCGCTGGGGCGGGAATCCGCGCTGCGCAAGGCGGCGGAAAAGGCCACGGGCGCCGTCTCGATCGCCTGTTATGAAGACGAGGTCGGGGATGTGTCGCGCATGACACGCGAGGCCCTCGCCGCCGACAAGGTGGGCCTGACCTCGGACGCGCTGGAGATGTTCGTCGCCCGCCTGCCCCGCGAGCGTGGTCTGATGCGCCAAGAGATCGAGCGGTTGGCCCTGTTCATCGGACCCGGCTCAGGACGCAGCATTGGTCCCGAAGAACTGGAGCAGCACCTGGGCGTCGAGCCGGACGCCTCTCTGTCGGACGCCGCGCTCCAGGCCTTCGGCGCGCGGCCCGGTCCTGCCCAAGCCGGCCTGCGCCGCGCCTTCGCCGAGGGCGAGAGTGCTGTCATGGCCGTGCGCATGACCGCGCTTCACCTCGGGAAGCTTCGTCGAATCAATATCTTGCAACAGAGCGGCGCAGGCGCGAAGGAGGCCGCCAAGGCGGCCGGCGTCTTCTGGAAACAGGAAGCCGAAATGCTGCGTCAGGCGCGCGGCTGGCGGCTGGAAATGCTCGACGAGGTGCAGGACAGCGTCAACGCCGCCGATGTCGCGTCCAAGACGACAGGCCAGCCTGACCAACTGATCGCCGAGCGCCTATTGCTGGAGATCGCCGCGCGCGGGCGTCGCCTGGGGCTGTAAAGCCCGGCTTCTAGCCCCGCTTGGAGGCCTTGCGGAAGGCCGGCTTGTTCATTGCTGCGGCCTGACGCTGCATCGACTTCTCGGTCCCGCCGACCGGCGCCTTGCCCGGCTTCCCGGGGGCCGACACGCCCGCCTTCTTGGCCGCCAGCGCGCGTTTCAGGGCGTCGAGCGCCTGGGCCTTGTCGGTGTCGGTCATGGGGTCAGCCCTTCATCAGTCGACGGCACAACTCGTCGAGCTGCTCCAGCGATCCATAGCGCAACGTCAGCTCGCCCTTGCCGCCTTTGTCGCTGAGCGCGACCTTCAGGCCCAGCGCGTCGGCCAGATCCTGTTCCAGCGCGGCGATGTCGGCGTCGCCGTCCGAAGATTTAGCCTTGCTCGGACGCGGCGTTTTCGGGCCCTCGGCCGCCTGTCGCGCCAGGGCCTCGGTCTGACGCACGTTGAGCCCTTTGGACAGGACCACATCGGCGAGCGCCTTGGGGTCCGGCGCGGTGATCAGCGCGCGCGCGTGGCCGGCCGTCAGCTTCTCCTCCATCACCAGATTCAGCACCGAGATCGGCAGCTGCAGCAGGCGCAGGGTGTTGGCTACGTGACTGCGGCTCTTGCCGACCACGCCGGCCAGGGCGTCCTGGCTGCGGCCGAACCGCTCCATCAGGTTTGAATAGGCGTTCGCTTCCTCGACCGGGTTCAGGTCGGCGCGTTGCAC is a window encoding:
- a CDS encoding (deoxy)nucleoside triphosphate pyrophosphohydrolase, whose product is MATTPVVLVVAVALVDADGRVLIAQRPEGKQMAGLWEFPGGKVEPGERPEQALIRELKEELDIDVQSACLAPFVFASHGYESFHLLMPLYLCRRWSGVVKAREHARLAWVKPDRLRDYPMPPADEPLVAWLRDLL
- a CDS encoding Flp family type IVb pilin, which produces MQTFIQRLIDDESGATALEYGLIISLMFLVFLSALTAFGNHTSGLFNRAMDAIRGAMGG
- a CDS encoding methyltransferase domain-containing protein, encoding MSSSSAPPRLFDPARRAARLARAQGLFPQADFLHRRVAADAADSLAAILREFPAAVDLSPHVGLFAEALAEGPSAERVGAVEAGDPAWRAAPAHQPLDRAPGSTDLIVALLGLHWADDLPGALAQIRRALRPDGLFLGAIFGAGTLSELRQVLTEAELQVRGGAQARVSPFADGYDGAALLQRAGFALPVVDVDTVVVRYSDAFALMRDLRAMGETNALAGPVRPLTREIAARAAALYAERFSDPDGRVRATFEIIHLAGWAPHESQQKPLTRGSAKMRLADALGVREQTGED
- a CDS encoding ComF family protein gives rise to the protein MSLQDGGWTRGLKAAPHLKAFGRALADVLLPPLAHDSREATASMGLTPDAWSRVVFLEDPVCDGCGAAFEFDGGAFAETKCAACLTKPYRFERARAACVYDEASRGLILKFKHGDQQQFGPLFARWISRSAAPLIAEADAIAPVPLHPARLLGRRFNQAAEIARPLARAARREYLPDALARTRATDTQGGKSGRGRRENVHGAFVMTEAGRLKVRGRRILLVDDVLTTGATAEACAEALIAAGARAVDLAVVARVRTARELPI
- the grxC gene encoding glutaredoxin 3, with amino-acid sequence MAEVVLYTKPGCPYCMAAKSLFERKGVDFIEIVASNDPEKKAEMVERSGGKATFPQIFVGGKHLGGSDDVHALDSRGGLDPLLQA
- a CDS encoding carbon-nitrogen hydrolase family protein, which produces MVELPLRIALIQARSPATAQAALDHVTPLIREAAAGDARLILTPEATNLMEQRRDRRGEAIVDQDADPAVQGLRALAAELGVWLLIGSAIVRSGDDARSANRSLLIDPQGQITAAYDKLHVFDVDLPNGETYRESNGVRPGDRAVAADTPWGRMGLTVCYDLRFPHLFRALAKAGASLIAVPAAFTVPTGEAHWETLLRARAIETGAFVLAPAQGGMHEDGRRTWGRSTVVAPWGEVIARLDNDAPGVLFADLDLAAVDKARRAIPALTHDRDFDPPA
- a CDS encoding DUF1178 family protein — its product is MIRYALTCDHAHGFEAWFASSSDYDDQAARGLVECPFCGSRQVDKQIMAPAVAGTRKSAPDGEAAAKMQAMMSQAARQVRAHVEANFDYVGDAFAREARDIHEGRSEKREIYGEATPADVKKLKDDGVPVAPLPPAPIDPSKAN
- a CDS encoding response regulator transcription factor, whose product is MPAPKTILIIDDDDDLREALAEQLALHEEFRPVQAATATDGVRQAREIRADLILLDVDLPDMDGREACRLIRKAGVSTPVIMLTGQSSDSDAILGLDSGANDYVTKPFRFAVLLARIRAHLRSHEQSEDAVFQVGPYEFRPAAKILLDGKARKIRLTEKETNILKYLYRAGAKPVSREELLTEVWGYNAGVTTHTLETHIYRLRQKIEPEPGQARLLLTDTGGYRLQP
- a CDS encoding YggS family pyridoxal phosphate-dependent enzyme, producing MSASSPATPASSIAEALAEARDRIARAAEAAGRTDHPTLTAVTKTQAPDRVRAALDAGQRVFGENRVQEAQARWADRRDALADLELRLIGPLQTNKAAEAVALFDVIETVDRDRLIQALARAGERRGRAPRVLIQVNTGLEDQKAGVAPDAADALIASARAADLLVEGLMCIPPADAPPEPHFRLLAEIAARNGLNTLSMGMSDDFEAAIAAGATHVRLGSRLFGERKAPLSPS
- a CDS encoding thiamine phosphate synthase; amino-acid sequence: MTALLTDDAQRLWDAAQALNRAAAAVSPAAGRLPPLLFFTDPARTPRPWETAARLPAGAGVVFRHFGAADALDQARRLRQATRSAGVRLLIGLDAELAQAVAADGVHLPERALSTAYGLSERYPGWIMTGAAHSKEALNTVRALDAVVLSPVFPAGGASASRPSLGLGGLAELAAAAPCRAYALGGVTAANAATLTGVCGLAAVDSIAKAFGPDTIRT
- a CDS encoding NtrZ family periplasmic regulatory protein, whose protein sequence is MRFGGVMAAIFLGLACASAAEVAQAQSANTAQRRAPVAQTSLADASTAADRATSAPAPRRGLRWYDPGRWGLNFNLNQPVGREADLGDVEAGAYYRLNRRLSVGAAADLGAREVDPARPAETDRRGQPRVRLETIFKF
- a CDS encoding DUF3576 domain-containing protein, with the translated sequence MTVTACGGVPGFRSNRAAEAQPGIGVNAFLWRATLDTLSFMPLASADPYGGVVNYDWYADPATPNERFKATVFILDRRLRADALNVTVTKEVRDASGGWVTAQVAAQTETDLENAILTKARQLNLATAR